The DNA region ACAACGTTTATGAAATTCGTATTTTAGCTTTCGTAAGAAAAATTGTGTTTTTGAACCAAATATTTGTTTTCTAAAGCTTGACCAAAATTTAACCAAATCTCACTCGCAAGAAAAATTAACCAAATCTTCATGTATTTGCGACTGCTTGACCGGCAAAAGTAGGGTGTGAACTGCAACAAGGCAAGATGGGTGGAGGAAAGAGGTCTAACGCGACCATGCATGTATGCTCGACTGCCCAGGTGTCAAGAACGGAAACCCCAACAACGACCCCGTTCCAACTCCCGACCCAGACCGAGCCCGCCGACCGCCGGCTGCTGGTCGCCCGCACCAATCTCAAAGCACCCAGCGTCCTTGACGCGGCGAAGCATTCTCTTCCAGTTCGCTTCTTCTGCTGCCCTTCCAGCGCGACAACTCTCACAACTCCCCCCAAATTCCTTCACCCCGAAGCACCCAACCCCACCCCCATCCCCCCGATCCCCTCCCTCCCCATCCCGCCTCCGGCCACCGCGTCCGCCTCCCGATGGCGTCGGCGGCGGGGTCCTCCAACTTGATGCTCGCGATCCACGAGAAGAAGACGACCCCCACCGACCTCTACCGCCCGCTCCGCCTCTACATCGCCTCTGCCTACTCCGAGCGCGAGGCCGCGTCGGCCGACGACGACCTCAGCGCGGTGCGCGACCTCCGCGCCGCGGTCGAGCAGCCCTCCCTCCCGGACCCGTCCTCCCTCGAGCAGCGCCGCGACGCGCTCCTCGCCTACGCGCGGGCGCTCGCGCTCGTGGAGCCGCGCTTCCCCATCTCCCCCGACCGCGCCCACGTCCACTCCCTCACCTTCACCTGGCACGACGCCTTCAAGGGGAACAAGAAGTGCGCCCTCGCCTCCATCCACCTCGAGAAGGCCGCCGTGCTCTTCAACCTCGGCGCCGTCTACTCCCAGATCGCGCTCGCCGCGGACCGCTCCACCGATGTCGGGATCAGGACCGCGTGCGGCGCGTTCCAGAGCGCGGCGGGGGCATTCGCGTGGCTCAGGGAGAGCGGGGTCGCGGCCAAGGCCGTCGCCGCGGGGGCTACCACCGTCGACGTCTCGCCCGAGTGTGCGGGCATGCTGGAGAAGCTCATGCTCGCGCAGGCGCAGGAGTGCTTCTTCGAGAAGGTTATTGCTGGAGGGAAGCCGCCCGCGCTGTGCTCCAAGGTGGCGCGGCAGGTGCGTGGTTACTGCCTCTTGTTGCCCACGTTGTTTTGTCGCTATGAACTCAGCGCTATGGGAGCTTAGTTTGGATTGGTGTGGAATGGAGTTTTGAATGTTTCTGAAGTTGTTTGAGCAGTAACAGTAAGTTTACCAGTGAATTTGCGATTATTTATTATTCAGAACCTAACTAATTATGAGACCATCGTAGTATGCTGAACCCTAAGGTAGTGAAGTCCATTTACGGTAACATCATGATAGACCTAATTCTGGAATAATCTTATAGGCTTATAGGGTGGTTAAATTGTTTGATTCAAACATATTTAGGACTTAGCAAGCAATCGATGTAGTAGTATGATCATTCATCAAGTAAAGATTGCGGTATGTTTGACTTGCTAGAGTTCTAGTGTGTATCATGATGGCAGTGAGATTAGTTCCTACTATTGATTTAATTTGGATGTATATTAGGACTTGGTTATGAGGAGTTGCATGGTTGATGTTTAGCTACTGTCAATACTGCACATTCTTATTCATGATACTGTCACATCTCTTCTCTTCTGTTTGATGTTGAGCTTCTATTAATACAACACATTCTTGTTCATGATACCGCCACATTTCTTCTCTTCTGTGAAACTTTGGTGTCAATGCCTAATTCTTGGTCATTACATGTTCACGTATCTTTTCAGGTGGGTATATTCTACGAAGAAGCATATGCAGCTCTCAGTGCACCTCCTCTAAGTCAGCACTTCGATAAGACATGGGTGTCTCATGTCCAGCTGAAAGCAGCTCAATTCTATGCTGATGCTTGTTATAGATATTCACTTGATCTTCATGAGAAAGAAGAAATTGCTGAGGAAATTGCACGCTTAAAGATTGGAATGAGTGCCTTGGCAGATGCTAAGAAGGCTGCAAAGGGAGTTGCTGCCCAGCTTCTGGATTCTGTCAACAAGCTGGAAAGTAACATGAAAACCAACTTGGAAAGGGCTATGAAGGAGAATGATCGTGTTTACCTGATGCGGGTTCCAGCTGCTGGTTCCTTGGGTGCCCTCCCTGCAGCATCCCTTGTAAAGCCTACCTCTCTGGCTGAAGTTTTAGATGCCAGCAAGGAAAGGCTTTTTTCATCACTTGTGCCTGATGGCAGCATGAAAGCACTCTCCAAGTACACAGAGATGGTAGATAATATTATCCGGATGCAGGCAGAGAAATTGCAGCAAGCTAGTGAGATCACTAGAGTCAGGTTGAAGGAAATGGATTTACCAGATTCTATTCTTTCATTGGAAGGAAATATAGCATTACCCTTAGATCTGAAAGAAGACGTAGAGGCTGTGCAGATAAGTGGTGGGCCTGCTGGCTTGGATTCCGAGTTGCAGCAGCTTAGGGATTTGAGGAGGGTCAATCAAGAACTACTTGTTCAGAC from Panicum hallii strain FIL2 chromosome 9, PHallii_v3.1, whole genome shotgun sequence includes:
- the LOC112875240 gene encoding vacuolar-sorting protein BRO1, whose protein sequence is MASAAGSSNLMLAIHEKKTTPTDLYRPLRLYIASAYSEREAASADDDLSAVRDLRAAVEQPSLPDPSSLEQRRDALLAYARALALVEPRFPISPDRAHVHSLTFTWHDAFKGNKKCALASIHLEKAAVLFNLGAVYSQIALAADRSTDVGIRTACGAFQSAAGAFAWLRESGVAAKAVAAGATTVDVSPECAGMLEKLMLAQAQECFFEKVIAGGKPPALCSKVARQVGIFYEEAYAALSAPPLSQHFDKTWVSHVQLKAAQFYADACYRYSLDLHEKEEIAEEIARLKIGMSALADAKKAAKGVAAQLLDSVNKLESNMKTNLERAMKENDRVYLMRVPAAGSLGALPAASLVKPTSLAEVLDASKERLFSSLVPDGSMKALSKYTEMVDNIIRMQAEKLQQASEITRVRLKEMDLPDSILSLEGNIALPLDLKEDVEAVQISGGPAGLDSELQQLRDLRRVNQELLVQTEELLQKEANEDAQFRTQFGSRWTRPQSSTLTKNIQDRLNLFAANIKKAADSDSLIERGVKENYPLMSILDKRPIESALPSISRPIMSLDGNEDAIVGALKQSLRQLESLGAQRAGLEDMLKEMKRKDDILPKLMAGVGSHDDLFKKEIAKYDSICAEIGDNIVAQEQLLLQIQAQNEQFAAVFNIEDYKAARERCYKQIAAAVAKYREIKKNINEGLNFYVTLQEAIGKIKQQCSDFIMTRNIQCREMIEDVQRKLAGFNFSSSSHSSMQRNASVPPDQSSPSPPPHAQAPYAAPPGGDSRPGYSQPEPRPAYSQPYPPSYGAPPQQPPYGAPHPGQYQQPPHQPPPGHDYGQPAYPGWRGPYYNAHQPQPQQPGPYPQPPYNAPGAYPPHQSNYYRPQ